The sequence TGCGGACTAAATGACTGACAAATTCAGTTTTACGATCGCTATCAATGGCATAGACCCGCTGCTCTATCTGGGCTGCGGTCGTATTAGGTTTAGCCACTTCAATCCGTTTGGGGTCACGCAGGAGATTTTTACTAAAACTAAAAATCGAATCATCCAAGGTGGCGGAAAACAGCAGGGTTTGTCTCTGGGCTGGCACTTGTTTTAGCACGGCTTGGATTTCATCCATAAATCCCATATCAAGCATACGGTCGGCTTCATCAAATACCAGTGTGTTCAATTGGTTAAGATTAAGTGCACCTTGACGCAAATGATCAAGCAAGCGGCCAGGGGTTGCAATCAAGACATCAATCCCTGCGTTAAACACCGCTTGCTGCGCTTCAATACTGACTCCGCCATAGGCAATCCCTACACGAATATCTGTTCCTTTCGCATATTTTACAAAGCTTTGCTGAACTTGTAGTGCCAACTCCCTCGTCGGCACTAAAACTAAGGCGCGGATTGCTTTCGCCGCGTGATCGCTTTGGTTATCAGCCATTAACAACTGCAGAATCGGTAAGGCAAAGGCTGCGGTTTTCCCCGTTCCTGTTTGAGCCCCCGCCATGACATCTTGTTTTGTTAAGATCGCGGGAATAGCCTCGACTTGAATAGGCGTTGGCTGCTGATAGCCAAGTTCAGCTAAGGTGTCCACTAATTGGGTATTTAAAGAAAGCGCGCTAAAAGACATGAAACATCACCAAAAGCAATCATGTCGCAATGTTAGCAGACCGGACTGACAGCGACCAGTTTACGATCGCCTCAGTCACATCATGCAGCTCAATCACGGCCTAATTATTACTTAAGTTTGGTAAAAAAGGCCTCAACATCCGCCGGTAATTGTGGGCGACTAAAGAGATAACCCTGTGCTTGATCGCAAAGGTTTTGAGTTAAAAAGTCGGCTTGCTCAGCAGTTTCGACGCCTTCAGCCACGATTTCTAACTTTAAAGCATGGCCAAGTACAATCACCGCTTTAGCAATGGCGGTATTGTTGGTATCGAAGGGAATATCGCGAACGAAGGACTGATCGATTTTAAGCTTATGAATGGGAAGCTTTTTCAAATAATTAAGTGATGAATAACCTGTACCAAAATCATCCACTGAAAGCACGATGCCCAGATCGCCTAACAATTTTAAATCACGTATCGCAACATCTGGATTGTTCATCATCACGCTTTCAGTCACTTCAAGCTCCAGACAAGTGGCAGGTAAGCCAGTTTGCGTTAGGATACGTTTTACATCCTCTACAAAGGAGTTGCGTTGCAACTGCTGCCCTGCGACGTTAACCGCAATCCGACCAAACTGTTTACCCGCGGCCAACCAATGCACGCCTTGCTGACAGGCGGTTTCAAGCACCCACAAACCAATATCGTAAATTAAGCCACTTTTCTCGGCGACGGGAATAAACACACTCGGCGAAATTTGCCCTAAAATCGGATCGTTCCAACGCAATAGCGCCTCAACACCAACAGTTTTACGGGTCACTAGATCCACTTTGGGCTGATACATCAAATACAACGCATTTTGCTCAAGCGCACCATAGAGCGCACTCTGCAATTTTAAATGTTCGATTGACTCTTTGGTTAACGATTCAGTGTAAAAGGCATAGTTATTTCGCCCCTCACTCTTAGCACGATACATGGCAGCATCAGCATTGCGTAACAGCGTATCGGCGTTACTCCCATCACTTGGGTAGAGGGATACTCCCATGGTGGCGGTTAAACGCAAATGATCCCCAGTGCTTACCACAAAGGGCTGCTCAAACACTTGTCGTAATTGGTTAATTGCCGCGGTTGCATCCTCATGATATTGAATGCCCGAGATCAGCGCCACAAACTCATCGCTACCAATCCGTGACAACACGTCTTGCTCTTGCAACTGGCTACGAAGGCGCTTTGCAAGTTCCACCAGCATTTCATCGCCAATGCTATGGCCAAAACTGTCATTAATGTGTTTAAACAAATCGACATCGATAAAGACTGTCGCTAACTGTGAATTAAGCCTTTTCGCATGCATAATTTCTTGCTTAAGCTGTATCATCAACTTCATGCGATTAGGTAAGTGGGTAAGTGGATCAAAATAAGCTAAATGAGCAAGCTGCGCTTCACTCTGTTTTTGAGCGGAGATATCGGCAAATACTGCGACAAAATAGCGGATCTCCCCCACCTCATCATAAATGGCACTGATCGTGATATTTTGCGGAAAAATAGTGCCGTCTTTACGCCGATTCCAAATTTCACCATTCCACTTACCGCCTCCGAGTAAGTTATTCCACATGGTTTCAAAAAAGGCTTTCTCGTGGCGGCCAGAATTAAATAAGCGTGGATTTTGCCCAAGTAACTCTTCCCGCGAGTACCCCGTGATCTCATAAAAGGCACCATTAACATCGGTAATATTACCGTGCCTATCTGTCACCACGACACCTTCGAAGGAGTGTTTAAAAACATTGGTGGCGAGGGTAAGTTGTTCTTCCACTTCTTTATGTTTAGAGATATTACGGGTCATGCCTATCACCCCCGCCAATTCTCCATCGGGCGTTAAGGCGGGGAGTTTGAGGGTTTCAAGCCATAGGTGGTTGTTTTTATTTTCACCATCCAAACATTCAGCAACAATAATCGGCGCCCCAGCCTCAATGGCGAGCCTGTCACCATTGAGAAAAATATCTGCAATCGCTTTGCCAAATAAATCTTCGTCCGTCTTGCCGACAATGTCACTGCGGGGTAAATCCCAAGCTTTTTCAACACTTTGGTTGCAAATGGTATAAACACCCTCGGTATTTTTGACCCAAATATGCTCTTCAAAACTGTCGATAAAGGTTTGTAAGTCAATAATATCAATCGATTGTGCATCACCGCGTAACACGGTCATTTGTTGTCGTTGCGCTCTATGCAACTCGCTCAAATTAAGCTGCAGACTATTTACAGTAAGGGATGCGAGTTGCAGCGCCTTATCATCTAACTGCAAAGCCGCCTTATGATATAAACAAAATACGCCAAAATGCGCGCCAGAACTCCAGATAATGGGCAGATAAATCAAGCTTCCAAGCCCTGCATCACGCCACTGGGGCATCGCTTTTACATCTGGGATCAACGCCTGTTGATATGCAGCAGCATGGCGCACATCCACTGGAAGATTGACCTGGTACTGGCTAAAGGTGCTTGATTCGTTGAAAGGATTATGGGGAGCGGCGCGGGTAGATGAGGTATTAACTTTAGGCGTGGCGTTTTGGTAAAGGTTTAAATGTGCTTTATGATTAAAATGCCGTATTAGTGCTTCAATATCATCTTGTTGGCACAGTTCAGACTGGATTAACTGACGATATTCACCTGCTGCATTCACTTTTAAAATCACCGCATATGACTGAGTGATATCGGCAACCAACTGTAAGTCATTTGCCCAATCTGTTAACTGCTTTTGTGAAATTGCACAATCAATCATAAGCTTACTAACTATAGCCTCTACAATCCCATGTTAACTGAGAGCTAAAAGCGCCCTCCACTAAAACACAGCACTTACAGCAACCATTGATAACTCACCATCAGACGGTAACCAATACTAGGTTCAACAGCCAAAACGAGTAACAATCCTACATCTGGTTCGCAGATATTACCGCAGACACTCAATCATCGTCATTCACTAATACATAAATATTTGACTTATTTGCTGATTACTTTGTTCAGATAATGCGATTTAAACAGCATCGCAACAAACAGAACGCTTACTGGTAAAGGTTAAGCTGACAGTGTTCAAAAAATGGACAAACTACGAACGATTTAGCCAACAGTCATTTGCATTCGATTACAAACTTACTTGTCTTGATTTTGTATGCATCAATCTACCAGAACAAACAAATCCGCATTTCAAGACAGCAGTACGCTCGCGCAAGATTATTTGAACAGAAATTACCGCATTTTCATTGACAATAACATTATCCTATTGTCTACAATGGAAATAATCAGGAAGAAAAACAAGGATCTTTATGCCTACCGTGCCTACAGTCGTACCCGCCATCCCATTAACGAGTCAGCAGATTTATCGAAGGTCCGAACTTCAACAGCTTAGTGCTGAATGCCACTCTACTGCCCAGCTCACGCCACTTGATGATATTGTCGGTCAAGAACGCGCCCAGCAGGCGGTAGAATTTGCCATGGGGATCAAAGAAAAGGGCTATAACATTTACGCTATCGGACAAAATGGTCTCGGTAAACGCACCATGATGTTGCGCTATCTCAATCGCCATGATCCGATTGAACCCGCGTTATTTGACTGGTGCTATGTGGTGAACTTTGACGATACCCGTAGCCCCAAAGTATTAAAACTCACCGCAGGTACGGGGCTAGAATTTAAGAAATCCATCGAAAAACTTATGCTCAAATTGGTGAGGGCATTACCCTTAGCCTTTGATAACGAAATGTATTATGCAAGGGCAGAAAAACTCAAAAGCCAACTGACACAAAAACAAGAAGCCGTACTCACAGAGTTAAGTGAAGAAGCAAAACAAAAAAACATTAGTCTGAGTTTAACCATGCAGGGGGATTATCAAATGATCGCCCTCAACGGTGACGAGCCCCATGATGAAGCCACTTTCAGCGCCCTCACTGAAGCCGAGCGTAATCAATTTGAAAGTAATATCAATGGGCTAGAAGTAAAACTAAGAAGCATTATCCGCCAAAATACCGAATGGGAAGAAGAGTTTAGTGATACCCAGCAGGAACACGATGAACAAGTTGCTAAGGATGTGTTGGTACACTTTTTTAAACCTTTGAAGGATAAATACAAACACCAACCTGATGTCAGAGCATTTTTAACCGGCATGCAGGCAGATATCCTAAGTAATTTAGATATTTTCCTTGAAGAAAGTGAAGAACAACTCGCCCTTGCCTACGCCTCACTTGAAAAGAAAATGCCCCGCCGTTATCAGGTCAATGTACTTGTGAGCCAAGGCGAGCAGAAATACCCCATCGTCGTAGAAGAAAGCCCTAGCTACCACAGCCTGTTTGGTTATGTTGAAAACGCCACCTTTAGAGGCACAGTGTTTACCGACTTCTCATTGATCCGCCCTGGTAGCTTACACAAGGCAAACGGCGGCGTACTGTTAATGGACGCCATAAAAGTGCTTGAACGCCCCTATGTTTGGGATGGTTTAAAGCGAGCATTACGCTCTCGCAAGTTGGATCTGAGTTCATTAGAGCGGGAAGTCTCACTGTCGGGCACCATTTCATTAGCACCGGAACCGATCCCGCTGGATGTAAAAATCATCCTATTTGGTGACCATGAAACCTATCAACTATTACAGCATTATGATGCTGATTTCATTGAACTATTTAGGGTAACTGCCGACTTTGAAGATGTCATGGACAGAAGTGACGCCTCCGAAGCCCACTACGCCCGATTTATTTCCAGTATCGTCCACGATAACAACATGTTGCACTGCGACCGCAGCGCCATTGCACGCATCATTGAATACAGCTCACGTGAGGCGCAGGATCAACAAAAGCTCTCGCTCCACTCCGCCAATATTGCCAACCTATTACGGGAATCAAACTTTTGCGCTAAAGCCGTATCAAGTAAGCGAATTGAAAAACAACATGTTGAACAAGCGCTAAAAAATCAACAGAAGCGCGTCTCCCGTCTACACGACAATATTATGGAAAGCTTTGTTAATGGCACGACGCTAATCAATACTCACGATAAAGTCGTTGGTCAAATCAATGCATTATCTGTTGTTTCCACTTCAGAACATCAATTTGGTCTGCCTAATCGTATCACTGCCACGACTGCTTATGGCAAGGGGGAAGTCCTGGATATCGAACACAGGGTCAAACTTGGTGGGCGTATTCATTCTAAGGGCGTACTGATCCTCACCGCCTATTTAGCCTCGGTGTTAGGTAAAACCGCGCAAATTCCCCTCACCACTTACCTCACCTTCGAGCAATCCTACAGCGGTGTCGATGGTGATAGTGCTTCAATGGCCGAATGCTGTGCCATTATCTCGGCCATCAGTGAGTTGCCCTTAAGACAAGATATTGCCATTACTGGCTCAATGAATCAGTTTGGTGAGGCTCAACCTATCGGCGGCGTTAATGAGAAAATTGAAGGCTTTTTCGATGTGTGTCAAATCAAGGGCAGAACCTCGAGTCAAGGGGTGATTATTCCCGAGTCGAATATCGCTAACTTAATGTTACGCCAAGATATTGTTGAAGCAGTTGAACGTGGTGAATTCCATATTTGGGCGATTAACCATGTCACTCAAGCGATGACCTTGCTATTAGGTAAAACCGCAGCAACAGTACAAACCAATGAGAGTAAACACATAGATCAATATGCACCGGAGTGCATTTTTGGCATTGCCCAGCAAAAACTTAATGCCTTAAGAGCACTCAGTAAAACCAATTCATAGTCTCGATTAAACAACAAATACACAAACCAAAAGGGTTAGCTTAGCTAACCCTTTTATCAGCGTTACGATATAAGCCTTAAATTAAACTTGCTAACATCTCGTCGCTATAAGCCACCAGCTCCTCGCTGTTACGCACTTTAGCCACATAATCAGGGTTAGCAATAAAGGGGCGACCAATTGCAATTAAGTCAAATTTATCCTCTGCAATTGCCTTGCTTGCAGTCTCTGCACTATAGCTGCCTACACCGACTAGCGTTTTGCCATAGTGAGCACGCACATAACTTGATGCTGTGCCGCCTAAGTAATCAAATTCGATGCTGTCATCGAAAATACCGATATGCACAAAGGCCAGATCGCGCTTTTCTAACTCAGGAAGTAAGTAATCAAAAACAACACGGTCACGACTATCACTTGCCATATTGAAATAGGCCCCGGGGGAAATACGAAGGCCTGTTCTGTCGTGACCAATACGCGCAATAATCGCATCGACAACTTCTAAGGCAAACCGCGACATATTTACAGGTGTGCCGCCATATTCATCGGTTCGACGGTTACTGTCGTGATGTAAGAATTGATCAATCAAATAGCCATTGGCACCATGGATCTCAACACCATCGAACCCCGCTTCAATCGCATTCTCAGCCGCCTTGGCATAATCACGCACCAGCCCCTGAATATCTTCAACTGTTACGGCTTTTGGCGTCACATAGGTGAGTTCACGCATTCTTGGCACACTGCCTTCAATTTTCTGAGCAGAAGGAGCCAGCACATCACCACCACCGAAGAAATGCGGATGAGCAACACGGCCCGTATGCCATAATTGCACAAAAATCTTACCGCCATTGGCATGCACTGCATCGGTCACTTTACGCCAGCCTGCAATTTGCGCTTGAGTAAAAATACCAGGAGTATTTGGGTAGCCTTGGGCATCAGGGCGAATAATGGTGGCCTCGGAGATAATCAACCCCGCCTCAGCACGGCGTGCATAGTAAGCCACCATATCATCGGTAGGAACCAAATTTGCATCGGCCATACAGCGCGTTAATGGCGCCATTAAGATACGGTTTTTTAAGGTAATGGTGTCATTAAGCTTGTAGGTGTCGAATAAATTTTCTACTGAGTTAACTGTATTTTCTATCGTCATTGGTTTAACCCCATTCTTGAATGTACGTTCAAGATATTACTATTTGAATGATCATTCAAGAACATTTTTGAATGTTTGTTCAATATTAGGTAGAATCTCCGGCAAGTATAGGTTAGAGGTAAGAATGCAATGCGAAATGCAGAGTTTGATAGGGCACAAGTGCTCAGAGGGGCAATGGCCGCCTTTATGCGAAAAGGATATACCAAAACCAGCATGCAGGACCTTACCCAAGCCACCGGACTGCACCCTGGGTCCATTTACTGCGCCTTTAGTAATAAACGTGGGTTGCTCATTGCCGCAATCGAGCAATATCAACAGGATAGAAACGAGCAGTTTAAGCTTATCTTCTCCAACACTCGACCAGTGCTTAATAATTTAAAAAACTACTTAGACAATGTAGTCGTCGAATGTATCAGTTGCGATAGCCAGCAAGCCTGTTTACTCACCAAGGCATTAAATGAAATCGCAGAACAAGATGATGAGATTCAACATATTATCAGCCAGAATTTACAGCTATGGCAGAACGCACTCACCGCACAATTTGAACTGGCAACATCTCAGGGGATATTGCAGGGAGAGCTCAATAGCGAGCAAAGAGCACAATACCTAATGATGGGCATTTATGGCTTACGAACCTTCGCTCACACTCATCCGCAGGCAGAGATATTGCAACAATTAGCCAACAAACTGTTTGATGATGTTTGCAGATAACTGCTTGTTTTATAAATAAAGACTAAAATATTTTCACTCGTTAGGCCGCCATTTCCATCAAATTTAAGCGCTGAATAAACATAAAGCAAAAGGACGATAAATCAGCTTTATCGTCCTTTATGTAGGTATTTTGCATGTACAATTCTTGTTTTAATTAACCGATATTTGCCTGCGCAAAAACCCGCTCACCCAGTGAGTTCAATATCTTGCATTCACCTTCTAGCACGGCAATGATGGATTTTCCTTTTCGAAAACTGGTAGGGATCATTACACGGCCAGACTCACTTACGGGTAAATCTTGTAACACCGCGTTGTGCATAATTAACCCGACTGGTGCATCATAATACAAAACGGTAACTGTCGCTTGTGTTGCTTGCATAACCTTTAACTCACATTAAGCAGAATCTACTGCAATCGATCAAAGTGGCAAGAGTCTCCCTTCATCTCTTATAACAACAAAAGTCAAAGATTTTTTACCATTTAAAATCAATCAACTAAAAATCCAAAGCGACATAAACTTATACAGCTGATAAAAATATCATCGCGCCATGAATGCTTAGCTATTTAAGCACTTCAGCAAATAGATGCCAATCTATTTCTATTTTGTTACTCAAATTCGCGCAACCGATCACATCTCATCAACAACACCTAGTGAGTAGTTATTCATAAAATAGAATAAAAACACTAACTTTTTATATTACTGAAGCGACTTCGCTTTAAACCCGATTCTAAATCCGCCCCAATGTTTGCCATTTACATAAATTGGCACTGATAAATCATGCATAACTTCACCAGTATCTCGTTTATAGGTTTGTAGTAATACGGGATCTGTATGGGTCCCGCAGCGGATACCTGTAGGATCGTTAAATAAGCGTTTTGTGCGATTTTTCGCCATATCAACCTCAACTTTACCCGTTAATGCTTGGCTAAAGCACTTATTATGGGTTGGGAAATAACCTTTTTTATCAACGGCTCCGGCATAAATAATCTCACTATGTTTAGCAAGAATCGGTTCTTGAATGGCGGGAAAATATTGATCGGTGAAGCGGTCAAATGCAGTGGTATATTTTTGTGGCTGGGTATTCGCAATAGGCTGATATTTAGGATTAAAGAGTTCCGCCTCAGTAAAACTAGCGTTAGCTAATCCCTGAGCAAGTTTCTCGCCGCAAGCTTTTGCCGCTTCGTTAGCGAGTAATAGCACTTGTTGATCAAAGGTTTGAGTGTCCCAGTGCGACAGCGCTTTAAATATGCCTTCCGTTGTTAATGTGAGGGTAAACGCCTGCTCAGAAACCACCATGCTTTGTCTACCCGTCACTGTCAATGAGTCTCGGATCTGTGCTACCGAGGTACTAATCTCATTGGTGGTGTGATTATATTGTTTAAGGGAGTCTTCCATATCCCCGAGGGCATGCGCCGAGTGAGTCACAGAGGTTGAGATATCAGTAAAATGGCTATCTAACGCCGCTATCGCCCTAACAACATCAGCAGTTTGTAGAACAACTCGCTCCATTAAGGCCGAACTTTTATCTGTTTCCGCACGAATTTCGAGCAACATTTTACCGATATCCTGAGTTGCACCTGCCGTTTTTCCGGCAAGGCTTCGCACCTCATCTGCCACTACCGCAAAACCACGACCTTGCTCTCCCGCCCTCGCTGCTTCAATGGCCGCATTCAACGCCAGTAAGTTTGTTTGTTCAGCCACCGCATTAATGACTTCGGTGATTTTTTGAATTTGTTCAGCTTTTGACTTTAAGGCCAGCACTTGCTGAGCGGCTGTGTTGATATCCGTATTTAATGATTCGATAGCAGACACGCCCTTTTGTGCTTGAGTTCGGCCTTGCACACTCAAGCGCTCTGCCTCCTGAGTTTGGACTAAAATGCTACTCGCATTATCCCCAAGCAAAGCAGTCGTATTACTCAATTGCGCAGCCGCTACCGCGATAGCACTCGCATGTTCGCCATTAGACTCAATGGATTTTTTCAATAAATCAATAAAATGTGAGACCTCAGCTGAACCAATCGCAATCTTACTGGTTTGGACACTAATATCATGTTCAGCGGAGCTTAACCTATTGAGTTTAAGAATATCTTCCTTTGATGTTTGCGCCTTGTGACTCAAAACATGCTTAACAATCCATAACACCCAAACACAAACTATCCCCTCTAAAACCAAGGCATGTGTTAAACCTGAGAGGGAGATGGCGTTGAGTAAAAGGCTACAAAATACGACTAAGACTGTTCTGGTCTAATCCCATCGGACACTTAATTTTGAGACAGTATGGTCAATAAATTAAGAGGTCTATATGAGTCTGAAAAAATCACATAAGAGTTATCCGCAGGCATTTAAAGATGAAGCCGTCTTGATGGTGCTGGAGCAAGGTTATAGCGTTGCCGATGCGGCAAAGTCTCTTGGAGTTAGCACGAGCCTGCTTTACAACTGGAAGGAAAAACACGAAGCCCTGCAACAAGGCATCACCTTAGAAGAGTCTGAGCGTGATGAGTTGAAGCGATTGCGTAGAGAAAACAAAGAATTACGCATGGAGAAAGAAATTCTAAAAAAGGCAAGCGCCTTCTTTGCGAGAGAAATGAAGTAAGATTTCGTTTCATCAAACTGCAATCTCACCTGTTTCCCATAACACTGTTATGTCGAGTAATGAGTGTCAGTAAGTCAGGCTATTACGATTGGCATAAACGCCCTGCAAACGTGATAAGCGTTGAAACACTGAAGCTTTATCGCCTTGTTCGACAGCTATTTAAGCAAAGTCGAGGCAGCTTAGGGAATCGTGAAATGGTGAAGAAATTGCGCAAGGAAGGCTACCAGGTTGGTCGCTATCTCGTTCGTAAAATTATGCACCGCCTTCGACTCAAAGCAACCCAGCGATGTGCTTACAAGGTGACGACACAGCGAAAACACTCAGATGCAGTGGCTGATAACCTGTTAAACATGAACTTTAATCCAGTATCGGCTAATCAGGTCTGGGCGGGTGACGTGACCTATTTAAAGACGGGTGAAGGCTGGATGTACTTAGCTGTGGTGATGGATTTATATTCACGCCGGATTGTGGGATGGCGCATAGACAAACGCATGACCACAGATTTGATATCCAAGGCATTAATAAAAGCCTACAACCTGCGACAACCAGCGCGAGGGCTGGTATTTCACAGTGACCGAGGCTCGCAATATACCAGTAAACAATTCGGTAGGCTGCTATCGAGCTATGGTATCCGAGCCAGCATGGGTGATGTGGGTGCGTGTTGGGATAATGCCGTTGTTGAGCGATTCTTTGGTAGCTTGAAACACGATTGGATTTTTAAAGTTGCTCAACCAACAAGGGAGTTTATGAAGCAAGATGTGACGGCTTACATCAAATATTACAACTTGGAGCGACTTCATTCTGCTAATAACGATCTGTCACCTGTAGAGTTTGAGAATTCTCAAGTAAAAGTGTCCAGTTTGGGTTGACCAGTACAGACTAAACTCAGTGCGATGATGTTTTATGTTGTAATTCCATATTGTTTTTCACCGAGAAAACGCACAAGCAAAATAAGATACGAATATTCACTTACCATCCATTGCTATTTGAGTCGCTACAGCAAGTAAAATAGACAAATTTGAAAGCGGCGTAAGTGATTGTATCTCTCTGACTAAATTGAACGGTAGTGTTCATAATTCTGTGTCATTTCAGTAAAATATTCAAAAACAGGAATGACACATGACCCAACCTTTTAACTTCGAACAAGCCCTTAAAGATCTGCAGTCAGGTAAAAGCCTCACAGGTAAAGACAGCATTCTTGGCCCACTGATCAAGCAACTCACTGAAGCGGCTCTCCAGGCTGAGCTTGAGCAGCATTTAGCGCATGATCCTCAGCCTAATCGTAAAAATGGCAAAACCCCTAAGACCATTAAGCATCCGTCCGGTAACTTTGAGTTAGACGCGCCTAGAGACCGCAATGGCACCTTTGAGCCTCAGTTGATTAAGAAAAATCAAACTACACTAACCGATGAAATCGAACGTAAAGTGTTATCGATGTTCAGTATAGGTATGAGCTATCGCGATATTAATCAACATGTTGAAGATATGTATGGGCTCAATGTGTCTAACGCAACAGTCAGTGCTATCACTGACAAACTCATCCCCGAACTTAAAGCGTGGCAACAGCGCCCATTAGATAGCCATTATCCTATCGTTTGGCTTGATGCGATACATTATAAAGTCAAAGAGGATGGGCGTTACGTCAGTAAAGCCGTTTACACATTGTTAGCGCTTAATATGAAAGGAAAAAAGGAAATTTTGGGGCTTCACTTGTCCGAAAATGAAGGCGCTAATTACTGGCTATCCGTACTGACCGATCTTAATAATCGTGGTGTAAAAGATATTCTTATCGCCTGTGTTGACGGCTTGACCGGTTTCCCTGAGGCCATAGCCAGTATCTTCCCTCATACGGAAACACAGCTATGCGTTATCCACCAGATCCGCAACTCAATGAAGTATGTCGCCTCAAAAAATCAGAAAGCGTTTATGGCTGATTTAAAGCCTGTGTATCGAGCCGTGAGTAAAGAAGCCGCAGAGATGGCATTGGACGAACTGGAGGCCAAATGGGGTGATGCTTATCCGTTGGTAATCAACTCTTGGCGTCGCAAATGGCATAATTTGTCCCATTATTTTAAGTACCCAGAACATATCAGGAAAGTGATTTACACGACCAATGCGGTTGAGGCTGTACATCGCCAATTTAGAAAGCTCACCAAAACCAAAGGTGCATTTCCTAATGAAAATAGCTTGTTGAAGCTACTTTACGCAGGCATATTAAACGCCTCAGATAAATGGACCATGCCAATCCACAATTGGAGCCTTTGTTTATCTCAGTTAGCGATTTATTTTGAAGGACGTTTAGATAGCGTGCTAGAAATTTAAAAATTAGCCTGACACAGAATTTTGAACGCCCTCAATTGAACTATTCACTCATGCATTATTTTAGAGCGATAGCCAATCTTCA comes from Shewanella oneidensis MR-1 and encodes:
- a CDS encoding DEAD/DEAH box helicase, with the translated sequence MSFSALSLNTQLVDTLAELGYQQPTPIQVEAIPAILTKQDVMAGAQTGTGKTAAFALPILQLLMADNQSDHAAKAIRALVLVPTRELALQVQQSFVKYAKGTDIRVGIAYGGVSIEAQQAVFNAGIDVLIATPGRLLDHLRQGALNLNQLNTLVFDEADRMLDMGFMDEIQAVLKQVPAQRQTLLFSATLDDSIFSFSKNLLRDPKRIEVAKPNTTAAQIEQRVYAIDSDRKTEFVSHLVRSKNWQQVLIFSRTKQGVDKLTAQLNKLGVATQSFHGDLSQGAREKVLQEFKQGLVQVLVATDVAARGLDIAELQYVINFELPFIAEDYIHRIGRTGRAGSAGLAITLFSQEDALLLEEVETLLDKRLPQQWYPGFEPDFNKMLPEPRRNSKAAQKQRAKKRALGGKKR
- a CDS encoding sensor domain-containing protein, translating into MIDCAISQKQLTDWANDLQLVADITQSYAVILKVNAAGEYRQLIQSELCQQDDIEALIRHFNHKAHLNLYQNATPKVNTSSTRAAPHNPFNESSTFSQYQVNLPVDVRHAAAYQQALIPDVKAMPQWRDAGLGSLIYLPIIWSSGAHFGVFCLYHKAALQLDDKALQLASLTVNSLQLNLSELHRAQRQQMTVLRGDAQSIDIIDLQTFIDSFEEHIWVKNTEGVYTICNQSVEKAWDLPRSDIVGKTDEDLFGKAIADIFLNGDRLAIEAGAPIIVAECLDGENKNNHLWLETLKLPALTPDGELAGVIGMTRNISKHKEVEEQLTLATNVFKHSFEGVVVTDRHGNITDVNGAFYEITGYSREELLGQNPRLFNSGRHEKAFFETMWNNLLGGGKWNGEIWNRRKDGTIFPQNITISAIYDEVGEIRYFVAVFADISAQKQSEAQLAHLAYFDPLTHLPNRMKLMIQLKQEIMHAKRLNSQLATVFIDVDLFKHINDSFGHSIGDEMLVELAKRLRSQLQEQDVLSRIGSDEFVALISGIQYHEDATAAINQLRQVFEQPFVVSTGDHLRLTATMGVSLYPSDGSNADTLLRNADAAMYRAKSEGRNNYAFYTESLTKESIEHLKLQSALYGALEQNALYLMYQPKVDLVTRKTVGVEALLRWNDPILGQISPSVFIPVAEKSGLIYDIGLWVLETACQQGVHWLAAGKQFGRIAVNVAGQQLQRNSFVEDVKRILTQTGLPATCLELEVTESVMMNNPDVAIRDLKLLGDLGIVLSVDDFGTGYSSLNYLKKLPIHKLKIDQSFVRDIPFDTNNTAIAKAVIVLGHALKLEIVAEGVETAEQADFLTQNLCDQAQGYLFSRPQLPADVEAFFTKLK
- a CDS encoding Lon protease family protein, which translates into the protein MPTVPTVVPAIPLTSQQIYRRSELQQLSAECHSTAQLTPLDDIVGQERAQQAVEFAMGIKEKGYNIYAIGQNGLGKRTMMLRYLNRHDPIEPALFDWCYVVNFDDTRSPKVLKLTAGTGLEFKKSIEKLMLKLVRALPLAFDNEMYYARAEKLKSQLTQKQEAVLTELSEEAKQKNISLSLTMQGDYQMIALNGDEPHDEATFSALTEAERNQFESNINGLEVKLRSIIRQNTEWEEEFSDTQQEHDEQVAKDVLVHFFKPLKDKYKHQPDVRAFLTGMQADILSNLDIFLEESEEQLALAYASLEKKMPRRYQVNVLVSQGEQKYPIVVEESPSYHSLFGYVENATFRGTVFTDFSLIRPGSLHKANGGVLLMDAIKVLERPYVWDGLKRALRSRKLDLSSLEREVSLSGTISLAPEPIPLDVKIILFGDHETYQLLQHYDADFIELFRVTADFEDVMDRSDASEAHYARFISSIVHDNNMLHCDRSAIARIIEYSSREAQDQQKLSLHSANIANLLRESNFCAKAVSSKRIEKQHVEQALKNQQKRVSRLHDNIMESFVNGTTLINTHDKVVGQINALSVVSTSEHQFGLPNRITATTAYGKGEVLDIEHRVKLGGRIHSKGVLILTAYLASVLGKTAQIPLTTYLTFEQSYSGVDGDSASMAECCAIISAISELPLRQDIAITGSMNQFGEAQPIGGVNEKIEGFFDVCQIKGRTSSQGVIIPESNIANLMLRQDIVEAVERGEFHIWAINHVTQAMTLLLGKTAATVQTNESKHIDQYAPECIFGIAQQKLNALRALSKTNS
- a CDS encoding alkene reductase, producing the protein MTIENTVNSVENLFDTYKLNDTITLKNRILMAPLTRCMADANLVPTDDMVAYYARRAEAGLIISEATIIRPDAQGYPNTPGIFTQAQIAGWRKVTDAVHANGGKIFVQLWHTGRVAHPHFFGGGDVLAPSAQKIEGSVPRMRELTYVTPKAVTVEDIQGLVRDYAKAAENAIEAGFDGVEIHGANGYLIDQFLHHDSNRRTDEYGGTPVNMSRFALEVVDAIIARIGHDRTGLRISPGAYFNMASDSRDRVVFDYLLPELEKRDLAFVHIGIFDDSIEFDYLGGTASSYVRAHYGKTLVGVGSYSAETASKAIAEDKFDLIAIGRPFIANPDYVAKVRNSEELVAYSDEMLASLI